The following proteins are encoded in a genomic region of Pikeienuella piscinae:
- the nuoK gene encoding NADH-quinone oxidoreductase subunit NuoK, which produces MEIGLSNYLTVAAILFVTGIFGIFLNRKNIIIILMSIELMLLAVNINLVAFSAHLGDLVGQIFALFVLTVAAAEAAIGLAILVCFFRNRGSIAVEDVNVMKG; this is translated from the coding sequence ATGGAGATCGGACTTTCAAACTACCTGACCGTCGCGGCGATCCTGTTCGTCACCGGCATTTTCGGGATTTTTCTCAACCGCAAGAACATCATCATCATCCTGATGTCGATCGAGCTGATGTTGTTGGCGGTCAACATCAACCTGGTGGCGTTTTCGGCGCATCTTGGCGATCTGGTTGGCCAGATCTTCGCGCTCTTCGTGCTGACCGTCGCGGCCGCGGAGGCAGCGATCGGGCTCGCCATCCTTGTCTGCTTCTTCCGCAATCGCGGCTCGATCGCGGTCGAAGACGTCAACGTGATGAAGGGCTGA